Proteins encoded together in one Kitasatospora albolonga window:
- a CDS encoding large secreted protein — protein sequence MKLLRSKTRWRTSAAVTGTAALAALLTLGVAPHPLPEAAAAEPVTAPEPVATKAEAEALAQVKASETGRPVEVLARRTEVSQVFANPDGTFTQDTYALPQFVRQDNKLVPIDTTLEVNSDGSLSPKATEVDVRFSGGGEGPLATVTRDGRSMSWTWPQPLPDPQIDGDTVTFGNVLTDVDLKIKASPAGFTSLLVVKSAEAAADPALKEVHFGLETSGLTAATDAHGNFSAVNPAGQEVFTAPTPLMWDSSSTATAPAAPAARSARGVPTGPPPPSDEFEPGYGAQQAAMGLAVGDGKLTLTPDQDLLTGEDTTYPVLLDPAVSGSRHSWTIAYKKYPTSSFFNGANWDKKGTTTARAGYENETDGLARSFFRMKADNLWSTKKVVSSSTFRIKNTWSWSCTNRTVELWATSAISASTTWNKQPEWRKKLDSVNESLGWGPACPGGDLAFDVTAGAKDVIANKWNTLTMGLRASSESDVFAWKKFDANSAVMSTIYNTVPNAPNSLDTIPSSGGCVTAAPYTTIGNTDVTLTAKVSDPDGGTVRAQFRLWGTNNLSGGAEIFNQIVSATSGTVAKVKIPKATLQKHLAAAKGNFGWKVQTLDATANSAWVPAGTCGFNFDPNRPSTPPTISSQQFPDGSDGWPATTGRARTAGTFILGNGGVNDVTSYEYWSDWDPTVRNVKPSTDLDGDGKIDAKLVLTPPSAGSQRLYVRSLDAAQNRSDRAAYLFYANGLSIPDKAGDLNGDDNADLYGVRSNGELWLYPGQGNGYLGTGTTASNGDFTGADITRRGDWTGDGFEDLIAAIPGDGGKTLQLYPNNGVGWACSARDEQADGHSRSCQYDRQELDVYNEANNHWKNADQILAIGDVDGPLDVDNDGTIDVAGYPDLLVKEGNLLWLYYGSESLYLDETQDPVLIGNGSWTNYDLVAPGDRTGNGHVDLIARHKTNGELRLYQGTGPAGEGLGSGPNSTVIGNGWTRTYRPLLTAFPDIGSDKKADILATGGDDKLYLYPNLSGGGVAVGSSGWLDFRALS from the coding sequence ATGAAACTTTTGCGAAGCAAAACCAGATGGAGAACAAGTGCGGCCGTCACGGGAACGGCTGCTCTCGCCGCACTCCTGACGCTCGGTGTGGCGCCCCATCCTCTGCCGGAGGCCGCCGCGGCCGAGCCCGTGACCGCCCCGGAGCCGGTGGCGACGAAGGCGGAAGCCGAGGCCCTGGCGCAGGTCAAGGCGTCGGAGACCGGTCGGCCGGTAGAGGTGCTCGCCCGACGCACCGAGGTGTCGCAGGTGTTCGCCAACCCTGACGGCACCTTCACCCAAGACACCTACGCGCTACCGCAGTTCGTACGCCAGGACAACAAGCTGGTACCGATCGACACCACCCTCGAGGTGAATTCCGACGGCTCGCTGTCGCCGAAGGCCACCGAGGTGGACGTGCGATTCTCCGGCGGTGGTGAGGGGCCTCTGGCGACCGTCACACGTGATGGACGCAGCATGTCCTGGACCTGGCCGCAGCCACTTCCCGATCCCCAGATCGACGGCGACACCGTGACGTTCGGAAATGTCCTGACGGATGTGGACCTGAAGATCAAGGCGAGCCCGGCCGGATTCACCAGCCTTCTGGTGGTCAAGTCCGCGGAGGCTGCTGCCGATCCGGCGCTGAAGGAAGTCCATTTCGGGCTGGAAACCAGTGGCCTGACAGCGGCTACCGACGCCCACGGCAACTTCTCGGCGGTCAATCCGGCCGGCCAGGAGGTCTTCACCGCACCGACCCCGCTGATGTGGGACAGCAGCAGCACCGCCACCGCGCCTGCCGCACCTGCGGCCCGCTCGGCCCGCGGCGTCCCCACCGGGCCGCCGCCGCCCTCCGACGAGTTCGAGCCCGGATACGGCGCGCAGCAGGCGGCCATGGGGCTCGCGGTCGGGGACGGGAAGCTGACCCTCACTCCGGACCAGGACCTCCTGACGGGCGAGGACACCACGTACCCGGTGCTGCTGGACCCGGCGGTCTCCGGCTCCCGTCACTCATGGACCATCGCCTACAAGAAGTACCCGACCAGCTCGTTCTTCAACGGCGCCAACTGGGACAAGAAGGGCACCACAACCGCCCGTGCGGGGTACGAGAACGAGACCGACGGGCTGGCCAGGTCCTTCTTCCGCATGAAGGCCGACAACCTCTGGTCCACGAAGAAGGTGGTCTCCTCCTCCACGTTCCGGATCAAGAACACCTGGTCCTGGTCGTGCACCAACCGGACCGTCGAGCTCTGGGCGACCAGCGCGATCTCCGCGTCCACCACATGGAACAAGCAGCCCGAGTGGCGCAAGAAGCTGGACTCGGTCAACGAGTCACTCGGCTGGGGACCGGCCTGCCCCGGGGGAGACCTCGCCTTCGACGTGACCGCTGGCGCGAAGGATGTCATCGCCAACAAGTGGAACACGCTGACCATGGGTCTGCGGGCGAGCAGCGAGAGCGACGTCTTCGCGTGGAAGAAGTTCGACGCCAACTCGGCTGTGATGTCGACGATTTACAACACCGTGCCCAACGCCCCGAACAGCCTGGACACGATCCCCAGCTCCGGCGGATGCGTCACGGCCGCCCCGTACACCACGATCGGGAACACCGACGTCACGCTCACCGCGAAGGTCTCCGACCCGGACGGGGGAACGGTCCGTGCCCAGTTCCGCCTCTGGGGGACGAACAACCTCTCCGGCGGGGCCGAGATCTTCAACCAGATCGTGTCCGCCACCTCCGGCACGGTCGCGAAGGTGAAGATCCCCAAGGCCACCTTGCAGAAGCACCTGGCCGCAGCCAAGGGCAACTTCGGCTGGAAGGTACAGACCCTCGACGCGACCGCCAACTCCGCCTGGGTCCCTGCGGGCACCTGCGGCTTCAACTTCGATCCCAACCGGCCGAGCACACCACCCACCATCAGTTCCCAGCAGTTCCCCGACGGCTCCGACGGCTGGCCCGCCACCACCGGCCGGGCCCGGACCGCAGGAACGTTCATCCTCGGTAATGGGGGCGTCAACGACGTAACGTCCTACGAGTACTGGAGCGACTGGGACCCCACCGTCCGCAACGTCAAGCCCAGCACCGACCTCGACGGGGACGGAAAGATCGACGCCAAGCTCGTCCTGACCCCGCCCTCGGCCGGATCGCAGCGGCTCTACGTCCGCAGCCTCGACGCCGCCCAGAACCGGTCCGACCGGGCCGCCTACCTCTTCTACGCGAACGGACTCTCCATCCCCGACAAGGCCGGCGACCTCAACGGGGACGACAACGCCGACCTCTACGGTGTGCGCAGCAACGGCGAGTTGTGGCTGTACCCCGGCCAGGGCAACGGCTACCTGGGAACCGGCACCACGGCGAGCAACGGTGACTTCACCGGGGCCGACATCACCCGTCGCGGTGACTGGACCGGCGACGGCTTCGAAGACCTCATCGCGGCCATCCCCGGAGACGGCGGCAAGACCCTGCAGCTCTACCCGAACAACGGAGTCGGCTGGGCCTGCAGCGCACGTGACGAGCAGGCCGACGGGCACTCCCGCTCCTGCCAGTACGACCGCCAGGAACTCGACGTCTACAACGAAGCCAACAACCACTGGAAGAACGCCGACCAGATCCTCGCCATCGGTGATGTCGACGGTCCTCTGGACGTCGACAACGACGGCACCATCGATGTCGCCGGCTACCCCGACCTCCTGGTCAAGGAAGGCAACCTTCTCTGGCTGTACTACGGCTCCGAATCCCTCTACCTCGACGAGACCCAGGACCCCGTCCTCATCGGTAACGGGTCCTGGACGAACTACGACCTCGTAGCCCCGGGCGATCGCACCGGCAACGGCCACGTCGACCTCATAGCCCGCCACAAGACCAACGGGGAACTCCGCCTCTACCAAGGAACCGGCCCGGCAGGAGAGGGCCTCGGCAGCGGCCCCAACTCCACCGTCATCGGGAACGGCTGGACTCGCACCTATCGCCCACTGCTCACCGCCTTCCCCGACATCGGCTCCGACAAGAAGGCCGATATCCTCGCCACCGGCGGTGACGACAAGCTCTACCTCTACCCCAACCTCTCCGGCGGCGGTGTCGCCGTCGGAAGCAGCGGATGGCTCGATTTCCGGGCCCTCAGCTGA
- a CDS encoding benzoate transporter, with the protein MRDASLSAVLAGLVTVTVSCSGPLLVVLAAAAAGHLSDEQTASWVWAACVGSGVTCAVLSWWTRMPVITAFSTPGAAVLVGSLGNYSYPEAVGAFIISGLLMALIGLTGVFGRIMRRIPPGIVAGMLAGVLFSFGAGLFSALDTAPLPVLTALATYLAVKQRSPRYAVAGALVAAVLATAVAPGFHSTPVDIGWTLPVFTAPEFSGAALVGIAIPLAVVTMASQNAPGLGVLAACGYRPNDRLLLTATGLTSSALAPLGGHAVNLAAITAAISTGEESHPDPRRRYVAGLASGFFYLLTGVCGAALVGLFAVLPAELIAVIAGVALLGTISSSLAQTLADERGRDASVVTFLTTASGVTLGGIGSACWGLLLGLATHAALSVLPVRRRGRRDRGKNPTPASGDASTASSRSAAG; encoded by the coding sequence CTGCGGGACGCCTCGCTCTCCGCCGTCCTCGCGGGCCTCGTCACCGTCACGGTCTCCTGCTCCGGCCCCCTCCTCGTGGTCCTCGCGGCGGCGGCCGCCGGTCACCTCAGCGACGAGCAGACCGCGTCCTGGGTCTGGGCGGCGTGCGTGGGCAGCGGCGTGACCTGCGCCGTGCTCAGCTGGTGGACCCGTATGCCGGTGATCACGGCCTTCTCGACACCGGGCGCCGCCGTCCTCGTCGGCAGCCTCGGGAACTACTCCTACCCCGAGGCAGTCGGGGCCTTCATCATCAGCGGCCTGCTCATGGCGCTGATCGGCCTGACGGGCGTCTTCGGCCGGATCATGCGGCGCATACCGCCCGGGATCGTGGCGGGCATGCTCGCGGGGGTGCTGTTCTCCTTCGGGGCGGGCCTGTTCTCGGCCCTGGACACGGCACCCCTGCCGGTGCTCACGGCCCTGGCGACGTACCTGGCGGTGAAGCAGAGGTCACCCAGGTACGCGGTCGCCGGGGCGCTCGTCGCCGCGGTACTCGCCACCGCCGTCGCACCGGGCTTCCACAGCACGCCCGTTGACATCGGGTGGACCCTGCCCGTGTTCACGGCACCGGAGTTCAGCGGCGCGGCGCTCGTGGGGATCGCCATCCCGCTGGCCGTGGTCACGATGGCCTCGCAGAACGCCCCCGGACTCGGCGTACTGGCCGCCTGCGGCTACCGGCCGAACGACCGCCTGCTCCTCACCGCCACCGGCCTCACCTCATCGGCGCTCGCCCCGCTCGGCGGACACGCGGTGAACCTGGCGGCGATCACGGCCGCGATCAGCACGGGCGAGGAGTCCCACCCCGATCCCCGGCGCCGTTACGTGGCCGGCCTGGCGAGCGGCTTCTTCTACCTGCTGACGGGTGTCTGCGGCGCCGCCCTGGTGGGACTCTTCGCCGTGCTGCCCGCCGAACTCATCGCCGTCATCGCCGGGGTGGCGCTCCTCGGCACGATCTCCTCGAGCCTGGCCCAGACCCTCGCCGACGAGCGGGGCCGGGACGCGTCGGTGGTCACGTTCCTCACCACGGCGTCCGGCGTCACCCTCGGCGGAATCGGGTCCGCCTGCTGGGGCCTGCTCCTGGGCCTGGCGACCCACGCGGCACTCTCGGTACTTCCGGTACGGAGACGGGGGCGCCGGGACCGGGGGAAGAACCCCACCCCCGCCTCCGGGGACGCCTCCACCGCATCGAGCCGGTCGGCCGCAGGCTGA